The sequence GTTCGACCTGCCGAGCCCCGACTTTGCCATTGCCGACGTCGGCGCGAGCATCTACCAGGTCGGCGCGGACGACTGGCAGCCCTGGGATCAGTGGGAGGAACATATCGCGCCGGACTGGCAAGGCATGCGCTGCGCCGATCTCAAGAACCTGCTGCGCGGAATCGCGGAATTGCAACCGCAGGAGGGGGAAAAGCAGGCCGCCTTCAAGCTGAGCTATTATGTCGCCCTGGACGCGGACTCGCGCACGCTCATCGCCCGGATGCACGAGCGCCTGCAGCACGAAGGCATCCGCGCCAACCTGATCTGGAGCATCGATGAACTGGCACATATCGGTCTGCTCGATGTTCTGCCTCAAAGCGCCGGGAAACTGCATGCCATCCGCTTCATGATGGCAAGGCAAAACTTTTCCCTGCAGAACACGCTCTTCGCGGGGGACAGCGGCAACGACCTGGACGTGCTCCTCAGCGACATTCCGGCGGTGCTGGTGGCCAATGCCGACGGTGCCATAAAGAAACAGGTGGCAAGAACCAAACCCGAGGCGCTGTATGTCGCCGCAGGAGGATATCTCGGCATGA is a genomic window of Desulfomicrobium baculatum DSM 4028 containing:
- a CDS encoding HAD-IIB family hydrolase, which produces MRRFLLCTDLDRTLIPNGPEPPWPAATTLFRKLAAREEICLAYVTGRHRALIEDAIAEFDLPSPDFAIADVGASIYQVGADDWQPWDQWEEHIAPDWQGMRCADLKNLLRGIAELQPQEGEKQAAFKLSYYVALDADSRTLIARMHERLQHEGIRANLIWSIDELAHIGLLDVLPQSAGKLHAIRFMMARQNFSLQNTLFAGDSGNDLDVLLSDIPAVLVANADGAIKKQVARTKPEALYVAAGGYLGMNGNYSAGILEGVAHFWPEADAWLREFEQ